One part of the Carassius gibelio isolate Cgi1373 ecotype wild population from Czech Republic chromosome B6, carGib1.2-hapl.c, whole genome shotgun sequence genome encodes these proteins:
- the zgc:112416 gene encoding uncharacterized protein C21orf58 isoform X1 — MADPVVDQMTRLRLKMLEKRLENERNDNIEREGSAFSTRSYDGQADALHSALRRKRNLLQRLREQHMMEDLGRPHTWAGSHRQYQPLRGPLQPVPPIHIHQTAPPALPPAPLPPLAPQPPQIIQHTVPQQPATIIQQLPQQQPLIAQFPPPQTFPYRSGSIKEDMVELMLMQNAQMHQIIMHNMMLKALPPMAMYPGGSNSQITPLVSHSGQDLQHSTMRGGVVHHHHHYGSHVPPLPPIGYSFWPSLMPAGQDGNHQPSVQPVIGPVNMPPLNTMGIDAVNSLR; from the exons ATGGCAGACCCAGTGGTTGACCAAATGACAAGGCTCAGATTGAAAATGTTGGAAAAG AGACTGGAGAATGAGAGAAATGACAACATTGAACGAGAAGGTTCAGCGTTTTCCACAA GAAGTTATGATGGGCAGGCAGATGCATTACACAGCGCTCTGAGACGGAAGAGAAACCTCCTACAGAGACTGAGG GAACAGCATATGATGGAGGATCTGGGAAGGCCTCACACATGGGCTGGATCTCATAGGCAATATCAACCTCTTCGTGGGCCACTCCAGCCTGTGCCTCCTATACATATCCACCAAACTGCACCACCTGCACTTCcacctgctcctcttcctcctcttgccCCTCAGCCCCCTCAAATCATTCAACACACC GTTCCTCAACAGCCAGCCACCATTATCCAGCAGTTACCACAGCAACAGCCTCTCATAGCACAATTCCCACCTCCTCAAACTTTTCCCTACAGATCAGGAAGTATTAAAGAAG ACATGGTGGAGTTGATGCTAATGCAGAATGCACAGATGCACCAGATCATCATGCACAATATGATGCTGAAGGCTCTTCCGCCAATGGCCATGTACCCGGGAGGAAGCAACAGTCAAATCACACCACTAGTCTCACATTCAGGGCAG GACCTTCAACATTCAACAATGAGAGGAGGGGTTGTCCATCATCACCATCACTACGGCTCTCATGTACCACCTCTTCCTCCAATTGGCTACTCTTTTTGGCCATCTTTGATGCCAGCAGGACAAGACGGGAACCATCAGCCATCAGTGCAGCCTGTGATTGGTCCTGTAAATATGCCCCCCTTAAACAC AATGGGAATTGATGCGGTGAACTCTCTGAGATAA
- the zgc:112416 gene encoding uncharacterized protein C21orf58 isoform X2: MADPVVDQMTRLRLKMLEKRLENERNDNIEREGSYDGQADALHSALRRKRNLLQRLREQHMMEDLGRPHTWAGSHRQYQPLRGPLQPVPPIHIHQTAPPALPPAPLPPLAPQPPQIIQHTVPQQPATIIQQLPQQQPLIAQFPPPQTFPYRSGSIKEDMVELMLMQNAQMHQIIMHNMMLKALPPMAMYPGGSNSQITPLVSHSGQDLQHSTMRGGVVHHHHHYGSHVPPLPPIGYSFWPSLMPAGQDGNHQPSVQPVIGPVNMPPLNTMGIDAVNSLR, translated from the exons ATGGCAGACCCAGTGGTTGACCAAATGACAAGGCTCAGATTGAAAATGTTGGAAAAG AGACTGGAGAATGAGAGAAATGACAACATTGAACGAGAAG GAAGTTATGATGGGCAGGCAGATGCATTACACAGCGCTCTGAGACGGAAGAGAAACCTCCTACAGAGACTGAGG GAACAGCATATGATGGAGGATCTGGGAAGGCCTCACACATGGGCTGGATCTCATAGGCAATATCAACCTCTTCGTGGGCCACTCCAGCCTGTGCCTCCTATACATATCCACCAAACTGCACCACCTGCACTTCcacctgctcctcttcctcctcttgccCCTCAGCCCCCTCAAATCATTCAACACACC GTTCCTCAACAGCCAGCCACCATTATCCAGCAGTTACCACAGCAACAGCCTCTCATAGCACAATTCCCACCTCCTCAAACTTTTCCCTACAGATCAGGAAGTATTAAAGAAG ACATGGTGGAGTTGATGCTAATGCAGAATGCACAGATGCACCAGATCATCATGCACAATATGATGCTGAAGGCTCTTCCGCCAATGGCCATGTACCCGGGAGGAAGCAACAGTCAAATCACACCACTAGTCTCACATTCAGGGCAG GACCTTCAACATTCAACAATGAGAGGAGGGGTTGTCCATCATCACCATCACTACGGCTCTCATGTACCACCTCTTCCTCCAATTGGCTACTCTTTTTGGCCATCTTTGATGCCAGCAGGACAAGACGGGAACCATCAGCCATCAGTGCAGCCTGTGATTGGTCCTGTAAATATGCCCCCCTTAAACAC AATGGGAATTGATGCGGTGAACTCTCTGAGATAA